The DNA window TTGCATTATTTTGTAGTGCTTTAACCATATCTTGTACAAAACGCTCTGAATGCATATACACAATTTTAGCATCAGGCTTATTTGCCATAATGCCATTACCTACAGCATGGAGTAAGTGCGTTTTACCTAAGCCCGTACCACCGTATATAAATACAGGGTTAAATGCAGAGCCAGGGTTATCGGCCACTTGAGTTGCAGCCGCTTTTGCTAATTGGTTAGATTTACCCTCAACAAAACTATCAAAGGTGTAGTTTTCTTTAATGTTTGATTTATAGCCCGATTTAGGTGCGGGTTCAACAACCGGTTTTTGCTCACGCGGCTGTTGCTTTGCTGATGCTTGAATACTAGGTGCAGGCTGTGTTTCTGTAGCAGGTGCAACCTGTGTATTTAAAAGTGGTTTGCTACCTACATCAAAACGAAGTTCCGGTGCTTCGTCACCACAAATCTCCACGAGTAATTCGTTAATGCGGTTAAGGTATTTTTCTCTCACCCAATCAAGCACAAAGCGATTAGGTGCATAAATAGTCAGAGTATCTTCGGTACTTTCTGCTTGAAGTGGTCTTACCCACATACTGAACTGCTGCGAAGGCAATTCATCTTGCAATACATATAAACAACTTTGCCAAACCGACAGATACACAGTTAAACTCCCAGAGATATAATTTTTATTCCCGCACATCAAAAATGGTTAAAAACCATGCATTTATTGCGTTTAAATAGCCAAATAAGCGGCCCAAGACCAAGTATTATGAAGGCACTTTATCCACAAGTAAAAGGCTGATTTTTATAAAATTATGTATAACGACATGAAAAAAAGCTAACAACCTGATTTAATTAAATTTTTAATTATTAGCCTGATAACAGATCATAACAAAATAACACCAAGATCGCGAACCAATTTTACGATCCAATTTACTTTTCCCCCGCTTTTATTCACTTTTTATACAAGGGCTGTGGAAAACTTCTTATTTATGATGATCCTACTAGATCGCGCTTTACGATCACTAACTGCCTGCTTAATAAACACGGTGCTTAACGCGTAATTATGATTGACTTTAGGTTGTTTCATCTATAATATCTCGCGCTCGCAATGGCACCTGTGCCAGGATCGCGACCTGCATAGGATGTTTTAACTTTAACCGATCGGATGAGATTGTTATGAAAAGAACTTTTCAACCTAGCGTTTTAAAACGCAAACGTGCACACGGTTTCCGTGCTCGCATGGCAACTGTAAATGGCCGTAAAGTATTAGCACGTCGCCGCGCTAAAGGCCGCAAAGTTCTTTCTGCTTAATTTATAAGTGGAAGACTTTAGCTTTGGCAGGGAGTTACGTCTGTTAACTCCCTCGCATTACTCTCGTATATTTAACGAACCCGCTCGGGCTGCAACTCCTTACTTTACTCTATTAGCTAAACCCAATGACCAAGAAAAACCTAGGTTAGGACTTACTGTTGCTAAAAAACGTGTAAAAAAGGCATGCCAACGAAACCGTATTAAACGTCTTGCTCGCGAAAGTTTTCGTTTAAATCAACACAACATCGATAACATTGATATTGTGCTTATGGTTAAAAATGGCATTGACGAGCAGTCTAATGAAGAATTAACCAAGCAACTGACCAAGTTATGGCGAAAAATCAACGAACGCTGTAAACCAGGTGCACCTAAGCCTCCACCCTTTAAGAAACGCCCAAACAAATCAGCTAAATCTAATAAACAAACCCAATAGCAATAGAATTACAGGGTTAATTAATGTATCTTTAGCTCACCTTTTAATCATGCATTTAAAATTTCCAATAGAGCCTTTAAATACATGATATCTATCTCACTAAATTTAACTAGGGGCATAAACATCATGAGGTTACTCAAACCACTTGTTGCTTTACCGACATTATGTTTAGTGTTATTGATCCGCGGTTATCAAAAGTGGATTAGCCCGCTATTAGGTCCGCATTGTCGTTTTAATCCAAGCTGCTCACATTACGCAATTCAAGCAATTAAATTGCATGGATTGATAAAAGGAAGTTGGTTAGCATTAAAACGCATATTAAAATGCCATCCTTTACATTCAGGTGGTGATGACCCAGTACCTGAAAAAATAACCCATATTAACCACCAACACGAGAAATAAGAGCTGTTATGGAATCGCAACGCACGTTTTTATTCATTGGCCTAATGCTAGTGTCGTTTTTATTGTTCCAAGAATGGAATAATGATTATAACCAGCCAAAAGTCGATCCAAGTGCCACAACACAAACGCAACAAGCAAATTCAACTGAATCGGATGATTTTATACCTTCATCGTCAGACTCTGGCTTACCGGCTTCAACAACATTAGCTAAACGTTCTGTTATAGAAATAACAACAGATGTGTTTAAAGTTAAAATCGACACCAAAGGTGGTGATATTGTTGAATCGGACTTACTTCAATACGAAGAAGTGAAAGGCGAAGAAACACCTTTCATGCTGCTGGGTGAATTTGATGGTAATCAATACTTTTCACAAAGTGGTTTAATTGGTTTAAATGGCCCAGACGCATCTGCAAACGGTCGCCCTACTTACCACAGCGAACAAACGTCTTATACCTTAACAGGTGATGAGTTACGCGTACCGTTACAGTTTACTGATAGCAACGGTGTTAGCTTTACTAAAACGTATGTATTTAAAAAAGGTCAGTATGATGTTGGCTTAGAATACACAGTAAACAATACAACCAGTGCCCCTATTCAAGTGCAGCTTTACACACAAGTTAAGCGCACAGTACAAGAAAAAGGCAGCTTAGTTGATCAAAACTATTTAGGTGCAGCTTACGGTACAGACGAAGAACCGTACGAAAAGTATAGCTTTTCTGACATGGCCGACAAAAACCTAAATGAAAGCACGCAAGGTGGTTACATTGCATTTATTCAACATTACTTTGTAAGTGCGTGGGTACCAAAGCAAGACCAAACCAACACCCTTTATAGCTTAATTACAAGCAGTAACGCCGCTATCATTGGTACAAAAGCAGAACCTGTTAATGTTCAAGCCGGTTCAGAGCAAACCATTACTTCTATTTACTACATGGGCCCCAAAGAGTCTGATGTATTAGAAGCGCTTCACCCTGACTTAGACCTAACTGTAGACTACGGCTGGTTATGGTTTATTTCACAGCCACTATTTGAACTACTGAAGTTTTTATACTCTGGCGAAGGTTCATTCTTTGGCTTGTTTGATATAAATGTTGGCGGTTTAGGTAACTGGGGTTTAGCAATTATTGCTATCACTATTATTGTTAAATCATTGATGTACCCGCTAACTAAAGCGCAATACACGTCAATGGCTAAAATGCGTGCCCTTCAACCAAAAATGGCAGCTCTTAAAGAAAAGTATGGTGATGACCGTCAAAAGTTCGGTCAAGCTACTATGGAGATGTACAAAAAAGAGAAAGTAAACCCAATGGGTGGTTGTTTCCCTATTTTGCTACAAATGCCTATTTTCTTAGCGTTGTTTTATGTATTTTTAGAATCAACAGAACTTCGCCATGCTGAGTTTATGCTTTGGTTAACTGATTTATCAGCACAAGACCCATACTACGTATTACCAATTTTATTTGGTGCTAGTATGTTTATAACTCAAAAGCTTCAACCTATGACGGTTACCGATCCAATGCAGCAAAAAATGATGACCTTTATGCCGGTTATCTTCTCTGTATTCTTCTTATGGTTCCCATCAGGCTTAGTACTTTACTGGTTAGTATCTAACCTTATTTCAATCGCGCAAATGCTTTATATTTATCGCGGTATGGAAAAGAAAGGAATAAAAGTAAGAGGCTAACTTAGCCCTACTTATTATAAAGGCGACTTAGGTCGCCTTTTTTATTGCCCATTTTTTATCAGAGCATTCGCGAGTGGTAATTTCATAGGTTACAATAGCGCCATAACGTACACATTGTTGGTAAATTAAATAGCATGATCAATCAAGACACAATTGCAGCACAAGCAACCGCACCTGGGCGTGGTGGTGTTGGTATTATTCGGGTTTCTGGCAGCCTTGCCAAAAGCGTTGCTGAAAAAGTTATTGGTAAAATACCAAAAGTGAGATACGCCGATTATGTACCATTTAAAAACTTAAATGGCGATCAGCTTGACCAAGGTATTGCCATTTATTTTGCCGGACCTAACTCATTTACTGGTGAAGATGTACTTGAGTTGCAAGGTCATGGTGGCCCAGTTGTGCTTGATATGCTACTTAAAGAAATTAGCAAAATAGAAGGTGTACGTTTAGCAAAACCAGGTGAGTTTTCAGAGCGTGCATTTATGAACGACAAGCTTGATTTAACCCAAGCAGAAGCAATTAGTGACCTAATTAATGCCACCAGTGAACAAGCAGCTAAAAGCGCCTTACAATCACTTCAAGGTGAGTTTTCTAAACACATTGAAACACTGGTTGAAAAAGTAATTCATCTTCGTATGTACGTAGAAGCAGCAATCGACTTTCCAGATGAAGAAATAGACTTTTTGTCAGATGGCAAAGTATCGGGCGATCTAAACGCAATTATAAACCAATTAAACACCGTAACTGACCAAGCTAAACAGGGAAGCATAATGCGCGAAGGTATGCGTGTTGTGATTGCAGGTCGTCCTAACGCGGGTAAATCAAGCTTACTAAATGCCCTAGCAGGCCGAGAGGCAGCAATCGTAACCGAAATAGCAGGTACCACCCGCGACGTACTGCGCGAACACATCCATATTGATGGCATGCCACTGCATATTATCGATACCGCAGGTCTTCGTGAAAGCCCTGACCGCGTAGAGCAAATAGGTATTGAGCGCGCATGGGATGAAATAAACCAAGCCGACCGCGTTTTATTTATGCTTGATGGCACCGATACTGTAGACACCGACCCACATAAAATTTGGCCAGAGTTTATGGCAAAATTACCAAAAGGTATGGGTGTTACAGTGATCAGAAACAAAGCCGATTTGTCGGGTGATGTTGTAGGCTTGGATGAAAACCAACAATACCCGGTCATAAGTTTAAGTGCTAAAAACGCTGAAGGTATAGAGCTCGTTCGTGAACATTTGAAGGCCTGTATAGGTTTTGACGGCGCAACAGAAGGTGGCTTTATGGCTCGTCGCCGTCATTTAGACGCTTTAGAGAGCGCAGCTTATCATTTAGATACGGGTAAAACGCAGCTTGAAATGCATGTTGCAGGTGAAATTTTGGCCGAAGAGCTGCGCCTAACGCAGCAATTTTTAAACGAAATAACCGGTGAGTTTACTTCAGACGATCTGCTTGGAAAAATATTTAGCTCGTTCTGTATTGGTAAATAAAAGACCTAACAATTAAATAATTAAAAATTAAGGGCGTAAAAACGCCCTTTTTTACTGCCTAAATTAAGCCTTTCTATATCAACATATGGGTATTTTTAGATAAGCTGAGTGCTATTTTAGGCTCTTATTTTCTCTAAATTAGTATCTTTAAAAGCTTATTAATGACCGACTTTACAAGATATAACCGCCTATTTAAGGTGATATATCTCACACATACGAATAAGTTAAGCCACTATAATTAACCTTAAAACAAGCTGAAATCACTGTTTTTAATATTTTATTAGCTAAAATTGCAGCCTTAATTGGCTATATATCAAAAAATAAGGCGATCACAAGTGTGTATTGATCGCACTATCCACCAGCTCAAACATGTAAATGCATGATCGAATATCACAAAAACTTTAAATTTAGTCAGATCAGTTATCCACAATTTCCATTTTTTGGACAAAAATCCAAAATTTTTTAGCTGAAATACACGTTATTAGCTCTATTTTTAGTAAAAAACGGCCGTTATAGAAGTATTTTGATATTTATTTAATAAGATCATATTTAATTGATCGTTATTTAAAATTATTTTCGATCTAAATAATCGGTTATCAACACCCTTTATATCCACACAATGATCAACATTACTTCTATATTAAACATTCATCATATTTGGACTTACAAAAGCTTAAAATCAATAACTTACAAAATTTTAGCTACATAGAGTATAAAGTTAAACAGAACTTCCCCCAATCTTATTAACAGTTTGATCAGAAGGTTACATTTGAAGGTATTATTTTACATCTATATAAATCAACAACTTAAAAAAACTTTAAACAATGATCTAAAAATTAGCCTAAAAATAGTTATCCAAACCCACACTCTTCCCTTTACTGCAGTTTGTACTCGGCTATCATAGGCAGCAATTAAAACTAATGCGATCATAACTAATCATGAGTTCAGTAAATATTATTGTGGGCAGCCAAATGGGATCGGCCGAGTATGTTGCGGAGCAATTAAGCGATGAGCTAAATAACCAAGGTATTACAACCCAACTCCATGATCAGCCAAAATTTAATGAAATAGATCAACACAATACGCTCTGGTTAATATGTACATCTACTTATGGCGCAGGTGATTATCCCGATAATCTTTTAAGCTTTGTAGAACAAGTAGCGCAATCAACTGATTTAAAGCATTTAAAGTTTTCGGTTATTGCATTAGGTGATACCAGCTACGACACATATAACTTAGCAGGGCGCAATATAGAAGCACTACTAAGCAAAAAAGGCGCTATAAAAGTGGCTGAACGCTTAGAGTTAAATATATTAGACGAGTCACTCCCTGAAGACACAGCCCTCGCCTGGTTAGACACTTGGGTTACCCAAACAGGTTTAAAATAAAGAGATCAAGTAAAATCTCATATAAAAGTTACTCACAATTTACTAATAATTTAATTAATAATGTGGATAAAGTTTGAATAAACTGCATTTTAAAGCATGCTTATCCATGGGATAAGATCTAACTAATCTCATCCTGTGCATAAAGTGGCTTTTTGATCAGTGCTTATTTGTGGGATGATCCGATCATATTAACACCTTTAGATCAGATCTAATTTAATGTTTTTAAACAAGATCTAAAGCTTATCAACAGAAAACCCGATCAGTAGTAGTAATAGTATTAAAAGATCTCTTTAAAAGATCCTTTATATTATTAGAGATCACTTACTTAGATCTGAGCACAGTTTAATCATTTATCTTCTGCTCATTTCTAGGTAGAATACGCTCCCTTTTGAAGTTTACCGGTTTGATTTAAGTAGGATCCCATTAATGATTTTTCATGAAAATTTTGACGTTATCGTAGTAGGTGGTGGACATGCAGGCACTGAAGCCGCATTGGCAGCTGCCCGTATGGGGATGAATACCCTGCTACTAACTCACAATATGGATACCCTTGGTCAAATGTCTTGTAACCCAGCAATTGGTGGGATAGGCAAAGGTCATTTGGTAAAAGAAATCGACGCGCTTGGCGGTGCAATGGCACAAGCTATTGATAAAGGCGGGATCCAATTTCGTACTTTAAATTCTTCAAAGGGACCTGCGGTTCGTGCAACCCGTGCACAAGCTGATCGCGCTTTGTATAAAGCGGCTATTCAAACCACATTACAAAATCAAGAAAACTTAAAAATATTTCAGCAGTCGTGTGATGATCTTATTGTTGAAAACGATCGAGTAACCGGCGTAGTAACTCAAATGGGGTTACGTTTTAGTGCACCTAGTGTAGTACTTACCGTAGGTACATTTTTAGGTGGCCAAATACATATTGGTTTAGAAAATTACAAAGGCGGACGTGCAGGTGATCCACCATCAATAGCTTTAGCACAACGATTACGTGAACAGCCTTTTAGAGTAGATCGTTTAAAAACAGGTACTCCACCACGTATTGATGCGCGTACGGTTGATTTTAGCAAAATGCAGGAGCAACCAGGCGATGCCCCTACACCTGTATTTTCATTTTTAGGTAAACAAAGTGACCACCCGCAACAAATACCGTGTTACATCACTTACACAAATGAAAAAACACATGATGTTATACGCAAAAACTTACATCGCTCACCCATGTACTCAGGTGTTATTGAAGGCATTGGTCCACGTTACTGCCCATCTATTGAAGATAAAATTGTTCGCTTTGCAGATAAAGACAAACACCAAATATTTGTAGAGCCAGAGGGTTTAACATCTTACGAGCTTTACCCTAATGGTATTTCGACAAGTCTACCGTTTGATGTGCAATTAGAAATAGTGCAATCGATCACCGGTTTTGAAAATGCACATATTTGCCGACCAGGTTATGCTATTGAATACGATTACTTTGATCCACGTGATTTAAAACAATCACTAGAAACTAAATTTATTGAAGGCTTATTCTTTGCAGGCCAAATAAACGGAACTACTGGCTACGAAGAAGCGGGTGCACAAGGCTTAATTGCTGGTATGAACGCGGCACTTAAAGTGCAAGGTAAAGATTCGTGGACGCCACGTCGTGACGAAGCATACGTTGGTGTATTAATTGACGACTTAGCAACGCTTGGTACAAAAGAACCTTACCGTATGTTTACCAGCCGTGCTGAATACCGTTTATTGTTGCGTGAAGATAATGCCGATATTCGTCTAACTGAAAAAGGCCGTGAGCTAGGTTTAGTTAACGATGAGCGCTGGCAGGCATTTAACGAAAAAATGGAAATTATTGAAAAAGAAAAACAACGTATAAAAGACACGTGGATTCACAAAGATCATACTGTTGTTGATCAAGTAAACGCTTTATTAAAAGCCCCACTAACGCGTGAAGCAAGTTTAGAAGAATTACTACGCCGCCCAGAGATCCGTTATGATGATCTAATGGCTATTGAAGGCTTAGGATCTGAATTTACAAATAAAGCGGCTTTAGAGCAGGTTGAGATCCATACAAAATACGCAGGTTACATTGCCCGTCAGCAAGATGAGATCAATAAACAGCTTCGCCATGAAGAAACAATTTTACCAAAAGAGTTTGATTATAAAACCGTATCAGGTTTATCAAACGAGGTAGTGGCAAAACTAGAAGAGTCTCGTCCAGACACTATTGGTCAAGCTTCGCGTATTTCTGGTATCACACCAGCGGCTATTTCGTTATTATTAGTGTATCTGAAGAAGCAAGGCTTATTACGCAAATCTGCGTAACGGTAAGGGCACCTAGTGTTACAACAACAATTAACTACATTGTTAGCGCAAACTGATATTGCGCTAACAGAAAAACAACAGCAACAGCTTGTTCGTTACGTTGAACTATTGGATAAGTGGAACAAAGCGTATAACTTAACCTCAGTACGTTTACCTCAAGAAATGATGGTAAAGCATATTATGGATAGCCTTGTTGTTGCACCTCATTTACCCGGTCATCATTATATTGATGTTGGTACAGGCCCTGGGCTTCCTGGTATTGTATTAGCTATTGCACTTCCTAATACCCAATTTGTGTTACTCGACAGCTTAGGTAAACGTGTACGCTTTTTAATGCACGTAAAGCATGAACTTGGGCTTGATAATGTTACCCCGGTACAGTCAAGAGTTGAAGAATATCAGCCAAGTGTTAAATTAGATGGCGTACTCAGTCGTGCATTTGCATCATTACAAGATATGGTTGATTGGTGTTCACACCTAATTGATCAATCTGGCCATTTTATTGCGCTTAAAGGCGTTTACCCTAGCGAAGAGTTAGAGTCATTACCCGCTGGCGTAAAGTTTGAGAAAAAAATTGCATTAGAAGTACCTGAGTTAGATGCACAACGACATTTAATTATTCTTTCTAAAGACTAGGGATCAGAGACACTGTGGCAAAAGTCATCGCATTAGCAAATCAAAAAGGGGGTGTAGGTAAAACTACGACCGCTGTTAATCTCGCTGCGTCTATGGCCGCAACGAAGCGTAAAGTGCTGTTAATTGATCTCGACCCGCAAGGTAATGCCACTATGGGCAGTGGTGTAGATAAATATGGCGACGTGCCCACTATTTACGACCTACTTATTGAAGATAAGCCCATTGAAGACGTGATCATTAAAGAAACATCTGGCGAATACCATATGATTGCAGCAAACGGAGACGTAACCGCTGCCGAAGTTAAACTAATGGAATTATTTGCCCGTGAAGTGCGTCTTCGTAATGCACTTGAAAAAATTCAGGACCAATACGAGTTTATATTTATAGACTGCCCGCCTTCATTAAACATGCTAACTGTTAATGCTATGGCCGCTGCAGATTCTATTTTAGTACCAATGCAATGTGAATATTATGCACTGGAAGGCCTAACAGCATTAATGGATACCATTACGCAATTGGCTAAATTAGTAAATCCTGAATTAAAAATTGAAGGCATATTACGCACTATGTACGATCCGCGTAACCGCCTAGCAAACGACGTTTCAGAACAATTAAAACAACATTTTGGTGATAAAGTGTATCGCACTGTGATCCCACGAAATGTTCGTCTAGCTGAGGCGCCAAGTTTTGGCGCACCTGCTATGTATTACGACAGAGCATCAAGTGGCGCAAAAGCGTATTTGGCACTTGCCGGTGAAATGCTGCGAAGAAAAGAAAAAACAGCGTCCGTTGTCGCCTAACTTTGAGGTAAAAAAATAACATGTCTGCTAAAAAACGAGGTTTAGGCCGAGGACTCGATGCACTTTTAAGTTCGTCTAAGCCTGCACCGAGCGCCAGCAAGGAACAAGACACACAAAACGTAACAGAGGTTGTCCAAAGCACAGTTAGTGCTACAGATAACCCGTTACAAACATTGCCTATTGAGTTTTTGCATTCAGGCAAGTACCAACCTCGTAAAGACATGTCTGAAGAGGCACTCGAAGAACTCGCCAGCTCTATTCGCTCACAAGGCATTATTCAACCTATCGTTGTGCGCCCTATTGCCCACAATAGCTATGAAATTATTGCCGGTGAACGTCGTTGGCGCGCAGCGCAAATTGCAAAACTAGACGCAGTTCCGTGTATTATTAAAGATGTACCCGATGAAGCCGCCGTTGCTATAGCACTGATTGAAAATATTCAGCGTGAAGATTTAAATGCAATGGAAGAAGCGGTTGCGCTTAATCGTTTATTAAATGAGTTTGAATTAACACATCAGCAAGTGGCTGATGCAGTTGGTAAATCAAGAACCACCGTAACAAACTTATTACGTTTAAATAATTTAAATAGTGATGTAAAAATTCTGTTAGAACATGGTGACATAGAAATGGGCCATGCGCGTTGTTTACTAGCACTTGAAGGCGAAGCGCAGTCTGACGCAGCACGAACCGCCGTTGCAAAGGCACTAACAGTAAGAGAAACTGAAAAGCTAGTGCGTGCAATTTTAGAGCCAGCACCCGCCAAACAAGAACACCAAAAAGACCCAGATGTTAAACAGTTAGAACAACAATTAGCTGAAAACCTAGGTGCTAAAGTAGAGATAAACTACAACAAAAAAGGCAAAGGTAAATTGGTTATTTCATATACTAATTTAGACGAGCTTGACGGCATTTTGAATCGTATTAATCACGACAATACCCACCATTGATCTATTACATGTCTAAAAAGAGACATTTGTAGCAAATTTGTGTTACAAACACTCTACTCAAGTTGCAAAACTGGCAGGATACAGTATAATTTCGCCAGTTTTCACACCCTAACGATTTGAACGCCATTAAGGTTAACAAAAAGTGAATAATAAGTTAGCAAGTCCGTATAGGCTTGCCGCATTTAAACTAATTTGTCTTCAGGGTGTTGTAGCATTATTTGCTGCCGTAATTATTTTTATTGGTTTGGGAGTTGAAGCCAGTCTGTCAGCGTTAGCTGGTGGTGCAGTTGCGATACTTCCTCACTGTGTTTTTGCACTTTACGCATTCCGATTTATGGGGGCGAGTCGTGCAGAACAAGCGTATAACGCGTTAAAACGCGGTAACGCACTAAAGTTTATGCTGACAATCATATTGTTTGCGCTAGTACTAAAGCATTTTCCGGTAGTTCTACTGCCCTTTTTTAGTATCTATGTACTGGCTTTATTCACTGGATTGTTTGCACCCGTTTTTTTTAAACATTAACTTTTGGGATATAACATGGCTGCAGAAGAAGTTACTCTATCTAGCCATATCCAGCACCACTTAACCAATGCTAAGATGTGCTCGACCGACGCCGGTCTAGCCTTCAATAAAGCATGTACGGACAGTGGTTTTTGGACATGGCATGTAGATACCCTCGCATGGTCAATCGGACTAGGTCTTATCTTTTTATGGATCTTCCGTAGTGCCGCTAAAAAATCAACATTGGGCGTACCAGGTAAATTTCAGTGTTTCATTGAAATGATAGTTGAGTTCGTTGGCGACAACGTACGTGATACTTTCCATGGTAAAAGCAAGCTGATTGCACCATTAGCATTAACGATATTCGTTTGGATATTCTTAATGAACTTAATGGATTTAATCCCAGTTGACTTCTTACCTGCATTTGCTGGTTTAGTAGGTGAGCAAGCCTTTGGCATGGACTCACACGACGTATACATGAAAATTGTACCAACAACAGATATAAACTTAACTGCAGCGCTGGCGCTAGGTGTGTTTATATTAATGATTGGTTACTCAATTAAAATTAAAGGTATCGGCGGTTTTATTAAAGAGCTAACACTTCACCCGTTTAGTTCAAACAATACAGCTATGCAGATTCTTTTAATCCCATTCAATCTATTACTAGAGCTTATCGCATTGGTTTCTAAGCCGTTTTCAC is part of the Pseudoalteromonas marina genome and encodes:
- a CDS encoding ParB/RepB/Spo0J family partition protein; the encoded protein is MSAKKRGLGRGLDALLSSSKPAPSASKEQDTQNVTEVVQSTVSATDNPLQTLPIEFLHSGKYQPRKDMSEEALEELASSIRSQGIIQPIVVRPIAHNSYEIIAGERRWRAAQIAKLDAVPCIIKDVPDEAAVAIALIENIQREDLNAMEEAVALNRLLNEFELTHQQVADAVGKSRTTVTNLLRLNNLNSDVKILLEHGDIEMGHARCLLALEGEAQSDAARTAVAKALTVRETEKLVRAILEPAPAKQEHQKDPDVKQLEQQLAENLGAKVEINYNKKGKGKLVISYTNLDELDGILNRINHDNTHH
- a CDS encoding ATP synthase subunit I: MNNKLASPYRLAAFKLICLQGVVALFAAVIIFIGLGVEASLSALAGGAVAILPHCVFALYAFRFMGASRAEQAYNALKRGNALKFMLTIILFALVLKHFPVVLLPFFSIYVLALFTGLFAPVFFKH
- the atpB gene encoding F0F1 ATP synthase subunit A, translating into MAAEEVTLSSHIQHHLTNAKMCSTDAGLAFNKACTDSGFWTWHVDTLAWSIGLGLIFLWIFRSAAKKSTLGVPGKFQCFIEMIVEFVGDNVRDTFHGKSKLIAPLALTIFVWIFLMNLMDLIPVDFLPAFAGLVGEQAFGMDSHDVYMKIVPTTDINLTAALALGVFILMIGYSIKIKGIGGFIKELTLHPFSSNNTAMQILLIPFNLLLELIALVSKPFSLALRLFGNLYAGELIFILIGAIGLMQLPLHFVWAVFHILVIVLQAFVFMMLTIVYLSMASSDNH